In the Desulfobotulus mexicanus genome, AATCTTCCAGCTTTTCAGTTCATCCTTGCTGCTGCTTGATTTTGCCTTGATCTGGGCCATAACCGCAAGGGAAAACACATTTTCACTGTTTTCAAGCTCATCCCACCTGTCTTCCCACTCCATAAGTTTTACTATGGGAAAATGGAAGTCAAGGGAGCATCCCCATAATTCTCTGGAATAGGAATCCGGCCTGAAGCTTTTCTGATTATCCGTGAGAACGCCAAGGCTTACAACCATTGTTCTGTGATGGTCAAAAATACGGTAATTATACACATACATGCGCTCTGAAAAATCAACTTCGGGATCTCCCTGCACCTCAATGTGTATGATGACCAGAATTTCATGGTTCTTTTTTGTCCAGACCTTTACCAGTTTGTCTGCATAACGCCTTTTGATATTTGAATCCCAGGCTATTTTCTGCAGTTCCTTGTCTATAAATTCCGGCTTCCGACTCCAGTCAATTTCTTCATAAATTTGAGGAAAGAGCAGGGCAAGAAATTCAGGAAAACGCTTCTCCAGAATTTCTTTCCAGGGGCTGTCATAGTCATTTTTTTTCTTTTTCCTTGCCGCCAAATCAAATACCTCCCCAGATGATAAAAGTCGAAATGAGCGATTCCTTTGAAACATCATAAACTGGAAAAGAAAAAGAAGAAAGATGGATGAATACGGTGTCAGAAATAACATTAAGGAATGTACCAGTGTCTTCTTGGTGCATGATCTGCGGTGAGGGTTTCAAGGTGCTGAAGGTGGGGGTGGGTCATGGGATGTTCCTTTTTTAAAAAAATATGGCGGGGCGCTATGTACCCTTGATATAAATTTCTGTATTCAGTTCTGATTGAAAAAAAATAAGTGAAAGTTTTTTTATTGGCTATGGTTGCCAAAGGAAAAAATCACTGTCCGCCGCGCACGAGGCGCACGAGGCGGAGCAGGTTGTTGTAGTCGCCGTAGACACTACCATTGGAGAAGGCGAGGCTCCACGCATAGGCGCCGTTGCCGGCACGGGGCGAGGAAGACGAGAACCCGCTTTTCGGGGTATTGGGAAAGGCTGCAAGGTTTATGGTTGGTTTCTGAAAGTCGCCTTCGCATTCTCCTCCCGCGTTACCAGGCTCCCAGTCTGCTCTTTTACCTGAACTGCAATAGACAAGGGTATTCAGCTCTTCTATGGTGGGCAAACGCCAGTCCCTGTATCCACAATAACCACCCTCTTTATTTAGTTTTTCTGCGGCTGCCATGGCATTATCCAAATTATATGCCTTAGCTTCCCCAACACAGGTGCTGCCGTCCCAGGTCTGGCCCAGAGAGCAGCGCATCCACTCAAGGCCTGTTTTTTCATCCAGTACCGTTGCAGCAGCCATAATATCACTGTCTTTTAATGGAAAGGACAAGCGTTGACCTGCCTCAATATCCTGCAAAGTCAGCTTTCCCTTGCCCTTCAACAATAAAAAATACCAATGCCTGTAAAAATCAGGATTCCATTTAACAGGATTCAGTGTTTCATTTTGAATTCCCAACACATGGCAGGACAGCCCCACCAAAATTTTCAAATCTTCTTCCCCAATACCCATCAGCTCAGCCAGATGCCCCAGAACTTCTGCTGCTTCCGGGTTCAAAGGGCCATCCAGCCTGCAAAGAATCAGGGCATCGAGGATAAAGCTTTTGGCAATGTCTGCTTCTTTGATGGCCCTGAAAAAATCCCTCAAACCTTCTTCATCAAGATTTCCTGCCTGTTCATAAAGGGCAGAGTTTCTTACTTCCAGCCCCATGGATGCCCGAAGCAGGGAAATGAGGCGGGATTCAGCCTCCGTAATGGCCTTATCCGCCATGGCAAGGGAGGCCAGAAGGGTGAGGTAACGTTCTTTGGTGTGGGTGTCGCAATCTTTGGCAGCGTGCTCCGGCAGGGGCAGAAATTCTGTTTTCAGGTTGTGAATCTGCTGCAGAAGGGTGGATAGCTGGGGGTTTGTAGATGTAGTCATTAGTTTTCTCCTTTTGGCTCCCTCTCCCTTTGGGTGAGGGTTTTGTTTTTTCAAATTTAATGAAACCCGGAAGCCCTTTGTTTTTCTATGCACAGGCTTTCAGGAGAAGGTCTTTGAGTTTTTCGCCTACCTGTCTTGTGATGATGTCATAATTCCTGCATTCTGCTGCTTGCATCAAGGGCAAGAGGTGTTTTTCCAAACCCTTTGATCTGATTTTTTCCTTTTCCATATAAGAGCGCAGCAGCTCAAGAATATTGGCTCCATCCGGTGCCAGAAGATCCATCTCCGAAGGCTCAGGCATTTCTATGCCAACCTTATCCCCCTCCTTTTTCAACTCCCGGAAAAAGGTGTTGGAAAGCCCCATGAGTATCACCCTTTCCCCGTCCAGTTGATTGATCTCCAGTTTTGTTTTTTTCTGAAGCTCCTCAATGTCCTGCCGGATATCCTCATCATCGGCAAGGCCCAGCACCCGGTTCAGGCGGTTGAGGCTTCTTTCCGCACTCAGCTTTTTTTCATCCAGATAACGGATAAAATGGATGAAAAGCACCTTGAAGTTTCTCGCAAAAAGMACTTCCCTTGGYTTTGTGTTCCACTGATCCAGAACGGCGGTAATGGCTTCTGCGGGGTAAAGCTTTTTTTTCCTTGCGGAAAAGGGCAGCACATCAATGAAGCCGATCCCCCGTTTTTCAAGGGTGTTGCGGATAAGGGCCATGATATCCCGKATGTCCTGCTCGTCCCGCTTRTCGGCCTGGGAGAGAATAAACAGTTTGGGAATTTCAGGGCGCAGGCTGGCAAGGAATTTCAGATCCTTTTCAGGAATGGTTCCGGCCTCTGCCCGGATTACCCAGACAATRAACTGRGCCGTGTTGAGCTGGGTGCGGGCTGTTCGGGCATCGGCTGATTCCGTATCCGATTCATCATCGGCATTGGAATATCCSGGCGTATCCAGAAGAGCGAGGTTTTCCCAGGAAAACTCCGGCAGGGCAAGGTGGGCCGACTTCAGGATATGGCCCATGGGTGTGCCGTACTCCTTTTCGTAGTCATGGGTCAGGGCCACAAATTCATGGGCACTGAGGCTGATCTTTCTKCCGAAAAGATTGAAGGCGCTGATGGCTTCCTCACTGCCCTTTATTATAAAGGCRGGCACTGTGGTGGTGGGGTCCACCTCSGCAGGAAGAATTTTACGGCCAAGGATGGCGTTGAGCAGGGAAGACTTGCCTGCTGAAAAGGCTCCGCCAAAGCCCACAATCACCTTGCGGGCCAGTTCAGGAAATTCTGAAAACTCCCGGAACCGCTCAAACTCCTTTTTGAACTCAAAGAAATAATGCACAAGATCCGGAGGGCTGTGGTAGCGGSWYACCTTGTGCATTTCTTCATTGATGGTTTTTTCCATCTTGCTCAGGGTGGCTGCCATGGGGCTTTCWTCTCCCTTTTGGGAAACSGCCCTGCAAATAAGGCTGTGGCTTTGTTCCGGAGTCAGTGTGTTCATGATTTTTTCCCCTCTGGTATTTATGGTTACAGCCGGGCTGTGGGTTTTTATATTGGCAAGCTTGGATTATAGGCCTGAAAGGTGGAAAAAGGCAAAGGCCGCTCTGACTTTTTGCCCTGAAACTCTTTGTAGCACAGGTGTGCGACAGTTCAGGTCGCTTAAAAACATGGGAGATAAAAAAAGAGGGGAGGGAGATGACAAGGAGGGTTTGCGGGGCTGTCAAGAAATGGGTTTTTGTGTAGGGTCAACCCCCCGTGGTTGCCCGAAAACAGGGCAGGCACAAAGGGCCTGCCCCTACAACACCCTATTCCGGCAAAGGCGGTGCTTCTCCAACCTTTTCAAAACACACTCTGTCAAACCCAAGGGCTGTCACCACAAATTTCTGAAGTCTTAAATTTTTATATTTTTTACAAAGCCTTGCTCCATAATCCTCAAGCTGTTCAATTCCTTCTTTTATCTTTTCCCGGACAGGAGGAAGGACTTTTAATTCATCCACGCTTAAGGCCAGGGCTTCTTTGCCGGACAGGCCCGCCTCTTTAAGGCTGACAAACTTGAATTCAATCAAAACATCATACACCCTGCCGTATCTCTTATCCGGACGGATGATCATGGTGAGGTCCGAGTATCTTCTGGAAATTTCTGATTCCGAATCCATCAGGAAAATGATGTCATTGTATAAAAGGGTGAGAAAGGCGGTTTTCAGGGTCAGCTCATTGGCAAGGATGTAATCCCGGTTGCTGAAAACCTTGAAATATTTTTTCTCCACAAAGTCACAAAGGGGCTGCATATCCCCCTTCTGGAAAACCTTTTCTGCCGCAAGCCTGCCAGCATCCCTTACCTCTGTATCTGGCAGCAGCAGATTACAAAGCTTATTCGCATACAGGCCCTTGACTGCCATGTTGGGGATTTTCAGCCTTGTTTTCAGCTCATGGGTTTCTTCAGCAATTGTTAAAATTCCGAAATAATAAAGGAATGATGTTAAAAACTGCCTGTCCTGTGAGCTGTCAAAAAGAATATCCTCTATCCCAAAGGATAGCTCTATACTTTCAATGACAGCACTGTCTTCCTTTTCCATCAGATTGATTATCAGTGCCTGGCCCCCATTGAGGCTGGCAATGTAGCTGAGCTTGGCCTGATCCGTGGAAAGATTGGAGTCCAGCATTCTTTTAGGGTATTTGCCCTTGTTAGCAAACTGCTTGAAAAAATAAAGGCACATGGTTGGATTATAAATAAATTCATCTGCCTCAGTGGAAAACATATAGCCATTGTAAAAACTTCTCATGGTATTGGCAGCATCTTCTATGGCTGCTTCATTTTCAGAAATTAAATCCTTTGATTTTTTGGTTTTAACAATGTTCTCAATCTCGGCCCTTATCTCCATTTCACTGAAACCACAGAGATCATTAAGAGCTGCTTCAGAATAAACAGCCTCAGCAATATTATAACCACTTGTAATATCACTCAGAACAACGGGAGAAACGCCTGTAATGAAAACCCTGTCAATCATGGTGCCGGAGGTCAGGGCCTTTACTGCCTTGAAAACCGTTCTTAAAATACCTTCTTCCTTAACAAGCCTTTCATAATCTTCTTTTTTGTCGGCAGAAGACATGAGAATGGTGTTGGCGAAGTTGTCGTATTCGTCGATCAGAAGATACATTGCATTTTCATAGACCCTGATTGACCCTAAAAGTGAACTGATTGAATATAGAGCATCTTTATAATCTATATTGACATCTTCAAAGGTAAATCCCTTTTGCCTGTAATATTTGATAAAATTTTCTATCGTTCCATTGATGTGATTGTATAGGGACTGTTTTATTTCGGCATAACTCCCAGTAGCATCCACACAGGAAAAATCCCATCTTAAAATGAAGTATGAGTTTTTCAGCCCCGTTGGATTCTT is a window encoding:
- a CDS encoding DUF1566 domain-containing protein, with translation MTTSTNPQLSTLLQQIHNLKTEFLPLPEHAAKDCDTHTKERYLTLLASLAMADKAITEAESRLISLLRASMGLEVRNSALYEQAGNLDEEGLRDFFRAIKEADIAKSFILDALILCRLDGPLNPEAAEVLGHLAELMGIGEEDLKILVGLSCHVLGIQNETLNPVKWNPDFYRHWYFLLLKGKGKLTLQDIEAGQRLSFPLKDSDIMAAATVLDEKTGLEWMRCSLGQTWDGSTCVGEAKAYNLDNAMAAAEKLNKEGGYCGYRDWRLPTIEELNTLVYCSSGKRADWEPGNAGGECEGDFQKPTINLAAFPNTPKSGFSSSSPRAGNGAYAWSLAFSNGSVYGDYNNLLRLVRLVRGGQ
- a CDS encoding dynamin family protein, which translates into the protein MNTLTPEQSHSLICRAVSQKGXESPMAATLSKMEKTINEEMHKVXRYHSPPDLVHYFFEFKKEFERFREFSEFPELARKVIVGFGGAFSAGKSSLLNAILGRKILPAEVDPTTTVPAFIIKGSEEAISAFNLFGRKISLSAHEFVALTHDYEKEYGTPMGHILKSAHLALPEFSWENLALLDTPGYSNADDESDTESADARTARTQLNTAQFIVWVIRAEAGTIPEKDLKFLASLRPEIPKLFILSQADKRDEQDIRDIMALIRNTLEKRGIGFIDVLPFSARKKKLYPAEAITAVLDQWNTKPREVLFARNFKVLFIHFIRYLDEKKLSAERSLNRLNRVLGLADDEDIRQDIEELQKKTKLEINQLDGERVILMGLSNTFFRELKKEGDKVGIEMPEPSEMDLLAPDGANILELLRSYMEKEKIRSKGLEKHLLPLMQAAECRNYDIITRQVGEKLKDLLLKACA
- a CDS encoding AAA family ATPase, producing the protein MKYPYGISDFEEIICNNYFYCDRTDKILELEKAKSQLFIRPRRFGKSLLLSMLENYYDLAKKDTFEKLFGHLAIGKNPTGLKNSYFILRWDFSCVDATGSYAEIKQSLYNHINGTIENFIKYYRQKGFTFEDVNIDYKDALYSISSLLGSIRVYENAMYLLIDEYDNFANTILMSSADKKEDYERLVKEEGILRTVFKAVKALTSGTMIDRVFITGVSPVVLSDITSGYNIAEAVYSEAALNDLCGFSEMEIRAEIENIVKTKKSKDLISENEAAIEDAANTMRSFYNGYMFSTEADEFIYNPTMCLYFFKQFANKGKYPKRMLDSNLSTDQAKLSYIASLNGGQALIINLMEKEDSAVIESIELSFGIEDILFDSSQDRQFLTSFLYYFGILTIAEETHELKTRLKIPNMAVKGLYANKLCNLLLPDTEVRDAGRLAAEKVFQKGDMQPLCDFVEKKYFKVFSNRDYILANELTLKTAFLTLLYNDIIFLMDSESEISRRYSDLTMIIRPDKRYGRVYDVLIEFKFVSLKEAGLSGKEALALSVDELKVLPPVREKIKEGIEQLEDYGARLCKKYKNLRLQKFVVTALGFDRVCFEKVGEAPPLPE